One Schistocerca cancellata isolate TAMUIC-IGC-003103 chromosome 1, iqSchCanc2.1, whole genome shotgun sequence genomic region harbors:
- the LOC126190797 gene encoding ribosome-binding protein 1-like translates to MEGGLQKEEGCRKRRAAERGGLQKEEGCRKRRAAERGGLQKEEGCRKRRAAERGGLQKEEGCRKRRATERGGLKEEGTGLKEEGTGLKEEGTGLKEEGTGLKEEGTGLKEEGTGLKEEGTGLKEEGTGLKEEGTGLKEEGTGLKEEGTGLKEEGTGLKEEGTGLKEEGTGLKEEGTGLKEEGTGLKEEGTGLKKEGTGLKKEGTGLKKEGTGLKKEGTGLKKEGTGLKKEGTGLKKEGTGLKKEGTGLKKEGTGLKKEGTGLKKEGTGLKKEGTGLKKEGTGLKKEGTGLKKEGTGLKKEGTGLKKEGTGLKKEGTGLKKEGTGLKKEGTGLKKEGTGLKKEGTGLKKEGTGLKKEGTGLKKEGTGLKKEGTGLKKEGTGLKKEGTGLKKEGTGLKKEGTGLKKEGTGLKKEGTGLKKEGTGLKKEGTGLKKEGTGLKKEGTGLKKEGTGLKKEGTGLKKEGQRAKGLKEEGRRTRELKGRGLKGEG, encoded by the coding sequence AGGGGGGCTGCAGAAAGAGGAGGGCTGCAGAAAGAGGAGGGCTGCAGAAAGAGGAGGGCTGCAGAAAGAGGAGGGCTGCAGAAAGAGGAGGGCTGCAGAAAGAGGAGGGCTGCAGAAAGAGGAGGGCTGCAGAAAGAGGAGGGCTGCAGAAAGAGGAGGGCTGCAGAAAGAGGAGGGCTGCAGAAAGAGGAGGGCTACAGAAAGAGGAGGGCTAAAGGAAGAGGGCACAGGGCTAAAGGAAGAGGGCACAGGGCTAAAGGAAGAGGGCACAGGGCTAAAGGAAGAGGGCACAGGGCTAAAGGAAGAGGGCACAGGGCTAAAGGAAGAGGGCACAGGGCTAAAGGAAGAGGGCACAGGGCTAAAGGAAGAGGGCACAGGGCTAAAGGAAGAGGGCACAGGGCTAAAGGAAGAGGGCACAGGGCTAAAGGAAGAGGGCACAGGGCTAAAGGAAGAGGGCACAGGGCTAAAGGAAGAGGGCACAGGGCTAAAGGAAGAGGGCACAGGGCTAAAGGAAGAGGGCACAGGGCTAAAGGAAGAGGGCACAGGGCTAAAGGAAGAGGGCACAGGGCTAAAGAAAGAGGGCACAGGGCTAAAGAAAGAGGGCACAGGGCTAAAGAAAGAGGGCACAGGGCTAAAGAAAGAGGGCACAGGGCTAAAGAAAGAGGGCACAGGGCTAAAGAAAGAGGGCACAGGGCTAAAGAAAGAGGGCACAGGGCTAAAGAAAGAGGGCACAGGGCTAAAGAAAGAGGGCACAGGGCTAAAGAAAGAGGGCACAGGGCTAAAGAAAGAGGGCACAGGGCTAAAGAAAGAGGGCACAGGGCTAAAGAAAGAGGGCACAGGGCTAAAGAAAGAGGGCACAGGGCTAAAGAAAGAGGGCACAGGGCTAAAGAAAGAGGGCACAGGGCTAAAGAAAGAGGGCACAGGGCTAAAGAAAGAGGGCACAGGGCTAAAGAAAGAGGGCACAGGGCTAAAGAAAGAGGGCACAGGGCTAAAGAAAGAGGGCACAGGGCTAAAGAAAGAGGGCACAGGGCTAAAGAAAGAGGGCACAGGGCTAAAGAAAGAGGGCACAGGGCTAAAGAAAGAGGGCACAGGGCTAAAGAAAGAAGGCACAGGGCTAAAGAAAGAGGGCACAGGGCTAAAGAAAGAGGGCACAGGGCTAAAGAAAGAGGGCACAGGGCTAAAGAAAGAGGGCACAGGGCTAAAGAAAGAGGGCACAGGGCTAAAGAAAGAGGGCACAGGGCTAAAGAAAGAGGGCACAGGGCTAAAGAAAGAGGGCACAGGGCTAAAGAAAGAGGGCACAGGGCTAAAGAAAGAGGGCACAGGGCTAAAGAAAGAGGGCACAGGGCTAAAGAAAGAGGGCACAGGGCTAAAGAAAGAAGGCCAGAGGGCTAAAGGGCTAAAGGAAGAAGGCCGGAGGACTAGAGAGCTAAAAGGGAGAGGGCTAAAGGGAGAGGGCTAA